One genomic region from Actinocatenispora thailandica encodes:
- a CDS encoding heme o synthase translates to MSTVADREASGAQQPTEASPALAPTPTRAAHAKAVFAAYLALTKPRIIELLLITTVPAMLLAAHGLPSIVTMVVVVLGGALAAGSANALNCYIDRDIDQVMRRTSTRPLVRHTVSPRSALVFGLVIGVVSVLLIGLTTNWLAGGLTLAAILYYDVVYTLLLKRRTAANTFWGGACGSAPVLIGWAAVTGGLGITPWLVFAVVFFWQPPHFWALAIKFKKDYAAAGVPMLPVVASLRRVLVESAIYSWLMVACSIALWPLATTWVYGAVAVVLGALFLFEVHRLLHREKRGQKIKPMYLFHWSITYLTLLFIALAVDAFL, encoded by the coding sequence GTGAGTACGGTCGCCGACCGCGAAGCCTCCGGCGCGCAGCAGCCCACGGAGGCCTCCCCGGCGCTCGCCCCGACGCCGACGCGCGCCGCGCACGCGAAGGCCGTGTTCGCGGCCTACCTCGCGCTGACCAAGCCGCGCATCATCGAGCTGCTGCTGATCACCACGGTGCCGGCGATGCTGCTCGCCGCGCACGGGCTGCCGAGCATCGTGACGATGGTGGTCGTGGTGCTGGGCGGCGCGCTCGCCGCGGGCAGCGCCAACGCGCTCAACTGCTACATCGACCGCGACATCGACCAGGTGATGCGGCGCACCTCCACCCGCCCGCTGGTGCGGCACACCGTCTCGCCACGCTCGGCGCTGGTGTTCGGGCTGGTCATCGGGGTCGTCTCGGTGCTGCTGATCGGGCTGACCACCAACTGGCTCGCCGGCGGCCTGACCCTCGCCGCGATCCTCTACTACGACGTGGTCTACACGCTGCTGCTGAAGCGGCGCACCGCGGCGAACACGTTCTGGGGCGGCGCCTGCGGCAGCGCACCGGTACTGATCGGCTGGGCGGCGGTCACCGGCGGCCTGGGCATCACGCCGTGGCTGGTGTTCGCGGTGGTGTTCTTCTGGCAGCCGCCGCACTTCTGGGCGCTCGCGATCAAGTTCAAGAAGGACTACGCGGCGGCCGGGGTGCCGATGCTGCCGGTGGTGGCTTCGCTGCGCCGGGTGCTGGTCGAGTCGGCGATCTACTCGTGGTTGATGGTCGCCTGCTCGATCGCGCTGTGGCCGCTCGCGACCACCTGGGTCTACGGCGCGGTCGCGGTGGTGCTCGGCGCGCTGTTCCTGTTCGAGGTGCACCGGCTGCTGCACCGCGAGAAGCGCGGCCAGAAGATCAAGCCGATGTACCTGTTCCACTGGTCGATCACCTACCTGACGCTGCTGTTCATCGCGCTGGCGGTCGACGCCTTCCTGTAG
- a CDS encoding lysophospholipid acyltransferase family protein, giving the protein MGLISEAKLLARGRDWRGRSRTPRSAEPWAPKHEPKEFPTAWARTPVTGIVRTAIQRGVLKPVAWSQTRVTVEGREYLDGLRGPAIFIANHSSHLDTPMILGSLPRRFTDRLAVGAAADYFFDARWRAFTTALVFNTFPVERYGSRRLRGLAGRLVDDAWSLLLFPEGTRSQDGWMNPFKVGAAALCISKGIPCVPISLRGTYGAMPRGRNWPRPGRPKVVIRYGRPLRAEAGEGVRDFSFRMMSEVTRLWNEEELGWYEALRASAAGQLSAPTGPKAIAAEATPEIEAAPSAGTDVVPAEPADASRWRRIWESTRPLDDERPRPVWPGR; this is encoded by the coding sequence ATGGGTCTGATCAGTGAGGCCAAGCTGCTGGCGCGGGGTCGGGACTGGCGCGGCCGGTCCCGCACCCCGCGATCGGCGGAGCCGTGGGCGCCCAAGCACGAGCCGAAGGAGTTCCCGACCGCGTGGGCCCGCACCCCGGTCACCGGGATCGTGCGGACCGCGATCCAGCGCGGCGTGCTCAAGCCGGTGGCGTGGAGCCAGACCCGCGTCACCGTCGAGGGCCGGGAGTACCTCGACGGGCTGCGCGGCCCGGCGATCTTCATCGCCAACCACTCCAGCCACCTCGACACGCCGATGATCCTGGGCTCGCTGCCACGCCGGTTCACCGACCGGCTGGCGGTGGGTGCCGCGGCCGACTACTTCTTCGACGCCCGCTGGCGGGCGTTCACCACTGCCCTGGTGTTCAACACCTTCCCGGTGGAGCGGTACGGGTCGCGCCGGCTGCGCGGGCTCGCCGGCCGGCTGGTCGACGACGCCTGGTCGCTGCTGCTGTTCCCGGAGGGCACCCGGTCCCAGGACGGCTGGATGAACCCGTTCAAGGTGGGTGCCGCGGCGCTGTGCATCTCCAAGGGCATCCCGTGCGTGCCGATCTCGCTGCGCGGCACGTACGGCGCGATGCCCCGCGGCCGGAACTGGCCGCGACCGGGCCGGCCGAAGGTCGTCATCCGGTACGGTCGGCCGCTGCGCGCCGAGGCCGGCGAGGGCGTGCGCGACTTCAGCTTCCGGATGATGTCCGAGGTCACCCGGCTGTGGAACGAGGAGGAACTCGGCTGGTACGAGGCGCTGCGCGCGTCGGCCGCCGGCCAGCTCTCGGCCCCCACCGGTCCGAAGGCGATCGCCGCCGAGGCGACCCCGGAGATCGAGGCGGCGCCGTCCGCCGGCACCGACGTGGTGCCGGCCGAACCGGCGGACGCCTCCCGGTGGCGGCGGATCTGGGAGTCGACCCGGCCGCTGGACGACGAGCGTCCCCGGCCGGTCTGGCCGGGCCGCTGA